The genomic window CTTTCTCTCCCTGGTGCGCGCCTGCATGGATTTATCTGGACACAGACCCTCTTTCGAGGTTATTGGCCAAGGTGTCAGGTTGGCCATCTTTGCCGGTGGGTCACTGTTCACCACGCCATGACCATCATGTCCCGGCCTTTGCTGGTCATAGGTCCATCCTGGGTGGGGGATATGGTCCTGGCGCAATCCTTGTTCAAGATGCTTGCCATGTGCCGTCCCGGGGTGGCCCTGGATGTACTTGCGCCGCTTTGGAGCCATCCCCTGCTGGCACGCATGCCGGAGGTGCGGCATGCCCTGGAGTTGCCTGTCGGGCATGGTGTCTTGGGGTTGGGTGTGCGCTATCGTCTGGGTTGCCGGTTGCGGGAGCGGGGTTATGGTCAGGCCATTTTGTTGCCCAACTCCTTGAAATCGGCCCTGGTGCCTTATTGGGCCGGAATTCCCCGCCGCACCGGCTTTTTGGGCGAATGGCGCTGGGGGTTGCTCAACGATATCCGTCCACTGGATCGGTCGCGTCTGCCGCGCACCGTGGATCGTTTTGTGGCCCTGGGTTTGGATCCCGGGGAGGATTTGCCTGTTTCTGTGCCTGTGCCATCCTTGCGGGCCGAGCCGGCTGATCCTTGTTTATCCGGAAAATGGCCAAGGTTGCTCGACACCCGGGCGCCGGTTTTGGTTCTTTGTCCGGGGGCCGAGTATGGTCCGGCCAAGCAGTGGCCGGTCGAGCATTTTGCCCTTCTGGCCCGCCGGCAGGTGCAGCGTGGTTGGCAAGTTTGGGTTTTGGGATCCGGCAAGGAGATGCTGCTTGGGGAGCGGATTGCCGCCCAGGGGGGGGAGGGGGTGATCAATCTGGCCGGGAGCACGCAACTGGGCGAGGCGATCGACCTGATGGCGCAGGCCCGGGCCGTGGTGACCAACGATTCGGGGCTTATGCACGTGGCTGCATCCCTGGATGTGCCTGTGCTGGCTCTTTTTGGTTCCTCGGATCCCGACCACACGCCACCCTTGGGGGAGAAGGCGCAGATACTCTCTCTTCGTCTGTCTTGTTCGCCATGTTGGCGTCGGCGGTGTCCTCTAGGTCATCTGGATTGTTTGCGGCAAATCACCCCGGACCGGGTGGCAACCATCCTGGAAGATTTGGAAAAAAGGGGTTGAAGAGATGGTTCGGTCCTTGAATTTTTTTCAATCGTTTTTTTTAGCCAAACATGGCCAGCAGCTTTACCAACCCTCTGGTCTTATTGGAAAAAAGCGTCTGCGTAAAATAACTCCCCGCCACTCCTTTGCCTATCTCTCCCAGGGTGGGATAAGGCAAAAGACACCCTGCCATGTCTCCAATCCGCAAACCCTTTTGGATGGCCAATATCCACGGTGCCAACAACTCACCGGCCTGCGGCCCGACAAGACCAGCCCCAAGAATGTGGCCACGTCGGCCTGTCAC from Magnetococcales bacterium includes these protein-coding regions:
- the waaF gene encoding lipopolysaccharide heptosyltransferase II encodes the protein MTIMSRPLLVIGPSWVGDMVLAQSLFKMLAMCRPGVALDVLAPLWSHPLLARMPEVRHALELPVGHGVLGLGVRYRLGCRLRERGYGQAILLPNSLKSALVPYWAGIPRRTGFLGEWRWGLLNDIRPLDRSRLPRTVDRFVALGLDPGEDLPVSVPVPSLRAEPADPCLSGKWPRLLDTRAPVLVLCPGAEYGPAKQWPVEHFALLARRQVQRGWQVWVLGSGKEMLLGERIAAQGGEGVINLAGSTQLGEAIDLMAQARAVVTNDSGLMHVAASLDVPVLALFGSSDPDHTPPLGEKAQILSLRLSCSPCWRRRCPLGHLDCLRQITPDRVATILEDLEKRG